In the Cololabis saira isolate AMF1-May2022 chromosome 7, fColSai1.1, whole genome shotgun sequence genome, one interval contains:
- the tmem129 gene encoding E3 ubiquitin-protein ligase TM129 encodes MDGADVSFTLAYVVFSLCFVFTPTEFRAAGITVQRVFSGWLGSEHAAFVQYHVKRTSVTVLVHAALPLGYYLGMCIATPEKNLAYVHQVQDGWRTFLLFSVGLQAASLILVGYWFCWRWHNHPISRALQAHVRPPQSSWGAVASGVNAEFRRIDKFVSGVPGANVIVTDSWVLKVSTYHIHLALQSEVHVTVTGSRQHQLSPDSSSPVEILTLRVDSINPAVSPFHIRVNSTDFAELREKLHAPIRISPNVVIHQTMADLFLDTFRAQVELNPPYTPTSGQEVEPCIGCMQAPAGVKLVQLCQASGQDTECQQCFCRPMWCLNCLGRWFASRQDQEIPETWLSSRVPCPTCRARFCILDICALR; translated from the exons atgGACGGGGCGGACGTCTCCTTCACTCTAGCCTACGTGGTGTTCTCGCTGTGCTTCGTGTTCACTCCCACGGAGTTCCGCGCCGCGGGGATCACGGTGCAGCGCGTCTTCTCGGGCTGGCTGGGCAGTGAGCACGCGGCCTTCGTGCAGTACCACGTGAAGAGGACCAGCGTCACGGTGCTCGTGCACGCCGCGCTGCCGCTAG GATACTACCTGGGAATGTGCATCGCTACTCCAGAGAAGAACCTGGCTTATGTTCACCAG GTGCAGGACGGCTGGAGAACGTTCCTCCTGTTCTCCGTCGGCCTCCAGGCGGCCAGCCTGATCCTGGTGGGTTACTGGTTCTGCTGGCGTTGGCACAACCATCCCATCAGCCGGGCCCTGCAGGCCCACGTCCGCCCCCCTCAGTCCAGCTGGGGGGCCGTGGCCTCCGGGGTCAACGCCGAGTTCAGACGCATCGACAAGTTTGTGAGCGGAGTCCCCGGAGCCAACGTCATCGTCACCGACAGCTGGGTGTTGAAG GTGAGCACCTACCACATCCACCTGGCCCTGCAGAGCGAGGTTCACGTGACGGTGACGGGGTCCAGACAGCACCAGCTCAGCCCCGACTCCAGCTCCCCCGTGGAGATCCTGACCCTGAGGGTGGACAGCATCAACCCTGCCGTCTCACCGTTCCACATCAG GGTGAACTCTACAGATTTTGCAGAGTTGAGGGAGAAGCTCCATGCACCCATCAGAATCTCTCCCAATGTGGTCATCCACCAGACCATGGCTGACCTCTTCCTGGACACGTTCAGGGCCCAGGTGGAGCTGAACCCTCCGTACACCCCCACCAGTGGACAG GAGGTGGAGCCCTGCATCGGCTGTATGCAAGCTCCAGCAGGCGTCAAGCTGGTCCAGCTCTGCCAGGCCTCAG GTCAGGACACTGAGTGCCAGCAGTGCTTCTGCCGGCCCATGTGGTGTCTGAACTGTCTGGGCCGATGGTTCGCCAGCCGCCAGGACCAGGAGATCCCCGAGACCTGGCTGTCCAGCCGAGTGCCCTGCCCCACCTGCAGAGCCCGGTTCTGCATCCTGGACATCTGCGCGCTCCGCTGA